CGTTATGCTTACACCGGACAAGACGCCATCCGTTTCCGCTTCAAGCCTGTCCGCCACGCGCGTGACATCGTCCTCAGCGTTTCCAAAATTTACGAAGAGCTCCGCGACGAGCTGGCGTATTATGAGAATGATTACATGACCCAGCGCCGTATGCAGGGGCAAAAATAGGACGGAATGAATCACTTTCGATCAGGGAAACTTGATATCGGAGGTGATTTTTTTATGCCGAAAGGTGTAACCTGCAGCGTGTCCAATTGCGGCTTCTGGAAAGAGGGCAACAATTGCAATGCTGATGCCATTTCCATCGACATTGATCAGCATGCTGACTTCAACGAAGAATTCGCAGCTGACGATCTTGGGCTTTATCATCAGGATCAAGCTGCGGAATCATCCGCTACCTGCTGCCACACTTTTAAACCGAAGGAGTGACGGGGAATGGATCAACGAGGGGTAAAAATCACGGATCGTCACAAGAACGATTATCCGCAATACGAAGTGGCTGCACCCAATGCGATGCCGGATTTGAACGGCGGTAAAGTGGAAGAATGGGCTAACGAAAATAACGTGGGCAACGTCCACGAAGAAATGGCAGCGGATTTCGCTGTAGGCAGCCCAGTCTCCTATGTACCGAGAGAACAGAAAATCGAAGAAGCGGCAGATGCGGTGGAGTCCGGGGGAACAGCCCTTGGATGGGTAGCGCTTGTATTCGCGGCAGCATCCTGGTTCCTGTGGCCGGTGGTGTTGGGCATC
This region of Paenibacillus sp. JDR-2 genomic DNA includes:
- a CDS encoding DUF1540 domain-containing protein, with the translated sequence MPKGVTCSVSNCGFWKEGNNCNADAISIDIDQHADFNEEFAADDLGLYHQDQAAESSATCCHTFKPKE